A region from the Alphaproteobacteria bacterium genome encodes:
- a CDS encoding ShlB/FhaC/HecB family hemolysin secretion/activation protein has translation MNINKNYRFLLPLMVTAAMPFGAFAANYSAGVIDRQVPDVGVPRGSSLDDAQQSPVNKEITPKSVQDPNAKLAKFDAVSFEGNTKISDHVLQEIAEPYLHRVITKGELAELKYKLTKVYYDKGYILVKVTTPPQKVQNGTLKVNVYEAEVGNVIIDDPDNVVRHRIPEQMAKRVSPGEIVKEKTLESMISDINSLNNVGATLNLQPGSEFKTTDLHVALRREKEDVQRVTIDNYGSELTGDIVGTLHLEKSNLLKLGERFTADIRQSNEQLTSGKIGLETPIGIRNVILETSYLASTNDIGDRLAALDASGKTHAFNVALSSAFVDTIPQKIVGRVGLESREHKSYLAGILDTDDNIDRVYLNTTYLARLEKTVWYASATLSKGLDAFGASSKGDPLNSRALGEPEALRFEPLLLVNYRPWDNGTFKFVGTGQLSTNTLLSSDMFVIGGYGNVRGFEPAQESGENGYQVTFEYDHDFRVHPKLLLRAGPFFDMAGVLNRVQGSALDDHLYSAGLGAEARASLFRFGETFARVDWAHPLGGYHSNEVDDDSFYFQLGQTF, from the coding sequence ATGAACATAAATAAAAATTACCGTTTTCTTCTTCCACTTATGGTTACTGCTGCGATGCCATTTGGCGCATTCGCGGCAAATTATTCTGCTGGTGTTATTGATCGTCAAGTGCCGGATGTTGGGGTTCCTAGAGGATCCTCGTTAGATGATGCACAACAGTCACCAGTCAACAAAGAGATTACTCCTAAATCTGTTCAGGATCCTAATGCAAAACTGGCAAAGTTTGACGCGGTTAGCTTTGAAGGTAACACCAAGATTTCTGACCACGTGCTCCAAGAAATAGCTGAGCCCTATCTTCATCGTGTGATCACTAAAGGTGAACTGGCAGAATTAAAATATAAATTGACCAAAGTCTATTATGACAAAGGTTATATCCTCGTTAAAGTAACGACCCCTCCTCAAAAAGTTCAGAATGGTACCCTTAAAGTCAATGTGTATGAAGCTGAGGTTGGTAATGTGATTATTGATGATCCCGACAATGTTGTAAGGCATCGTATCCCTGAGCAAATGGCTAAACGTGTTTCTCCTGGTGAGATTGTCAAAGAAAAAACACTGGAATCGATGATCAGTGATATCAATAGCCTCAATAACGTTGGTGCGACACTTAATCTGCAGCCGGGAAGTGAATTCAAAACAACAGATCTGCATGTTGCATTGCGTCGTGAAAAAGAAGATGTGCAGCGCGTAACCATTGATAATTATGGCTCTGAGTTAACCGGCGATATCGTGGGTACATTGCATCTAGAAAAAAGCAATTTGCTGAAGCTGGGAGAAAGATTCACTGCTGATATTCGTCAATCAAACGAACAGCTTACGAGTGGTAAAATAGGCCTTGAGACTCCTATTGGAATTCGAAATGTGATACTTGAAACATCTTACCTTGCCAGCACGAATGATATTGGTGACAGGCTTGCGGCTCTTGACGCATCAGGTAAAACACATGCCTTTAACGTAGCGCTCTCCAGTGCCTTTGTTGATACGATCCCTCAAAAAATTGTGGGACGCGTTGGATTAGAGTCGCGCGAGCATAAATCATATTTAGCAGGTATACTTGATACCGATGATAACATTGATAGAGTCTATTTAAATACAACCTATTTGGCTCGTCTTGAGAAAACGGTATGGTATGCTTCGGCAACCTTGTCTAAAGGTCTTGATGCATTTGGTGCAAGTTCCAAAGGAGATCCGCTGAATAGCCGTGCGCTTGGTGAGCCTGAAGCGTTGCGTTTTGAACCATTATTATTGGTCAATTATCGTCCATGGGATAACGGTACCTTCAAATTTGTGGGAACGGGTCAGCTTTCTACGAATACATTGCTTTCCTCTGATATGTTTGTGATTGGTGGTTATGGTAATGTGAGAGGTTTTGAGCCAGCTCAGGAATCAGGTGAAAATGGTTACCAAGTGACATTTGAATATGATCATGATTTCCGCGTTCATCCAAAATTATTACTTCGTGCAGGTCCATTCTTTGATATGGCTGGTGTCTTGAACCGTGTTCAAGGTTCGGCGCTTGATGATCATCTTTACAGCGCTGGTTTGGGTGCTGAAGCCAGAGCATCACTGTTTAGATTTGGTGAGACTTTTGCTCGTGTTGATTGGGCCCACCCGCTTGGTGGCTATCATTCAAATGAAGTGGATGACGATAGCTTCTACTTTCAGCTTGGTCAGACATTCTAA